Within the Halopelagius inordinatus genome, the region ATTTATACTTGATAATTCGCGGTCGGATCGGTTCGTCACGGGTCGATGGATGCTGGAACGCGCCTCCGCTTTTCGGTAGGCGCTGAAGTAAGATATCGATCCGCACCGAATCGATCCGCCGATGGAGAACGGGTGAACTGCGCCTCGAAGAGTCAGTCGTGAACTAACACGTCGAGTACGTCGATTCCGTCGCGGGCAAGCGCGTCTCCGAGCACCCCTTCGATCTCGTCTGGGTCCTCCACGAGTTCGGCGCGTCCGCCGTGGCTCTCGGCGTTTCGCACGATATCGACCGGCGGATCGAAGTCCATTCCGACGAACTCGTGGTCTCTCTCGTCGCCACCCAGTAGGTCGAGCGTGTTGTCCTTCAGAATGCGGTAGTTGCGGTTGTCGGAGACGACGACGGTGAGGTCGAGGTCGTACCGAACCGCGCTGTAGATCGTCTGCGGGTAGTAGAGATACGCACCGTCGCCGACGAAACCGATCACCTCGCGCGGGTCCTCGCTGTCGCGTTCGGCGAGGGCCGCGCCGACAGCGGCGGGGAGACCGTACCCGAGACCGCCGCCTTTGTTGGTGAGAAACTGCCCCGGGTCGAAGTCCCACCGGGTCATGATCGGAAACTTCGCCGTGACGCTCTCGTCGACGACGTAAGCGTCGCCTGCGACCCGTCTCATCGCGTCGATGAGTTGCGCCTTCGACGCTCGGGGGTCGTCCTCCGCGTCGCCTTCGCCGACATCCGCCAACATCTCGTCTATCCGCTCTTTCGTCTCGCGCGCGGTTTCGAGTCGCGCCGCGACCGTCTCCTCTGCGATGTTCGGTCGGACGCGTCCGGCTAAGTCCCGTAGCACCAGTCCAGGGTCACCGACGACAGCCGCGTCCGCAGGCTGGTTTTTCCCGACCTCCCACGCGTCCTCGCCGACGTGGATACAGGTCGTATCGGGATCGACCAACGGGTCCTCGTGGCGCGTCAGCGTCGTGTTCGTGGACGTGCCGGCGAACAGGATCGTATCGGCGTCCTGCACGGCCGACGCGCGCTCCTCGTCCGTCGAGACGTACGAGACCCACTGGTCGTGGTCGGTCGCGAAGTTTATCTCGCCCGCGTGAATCTCGCCGTGGACCCGGGCCCCCGTCGCCTCCGCGAGTTCGACCGCTGCGTCGACGGCGTCCGTGCCCGAACGAGCGATCTGATCGCCGGCGACAATCGCGACCTCATGGTCGTCTACGTCCGTGAGGAGGTCGGCGGCGCGTTCGAGTTGCGCCGGGTCGCCGCTTCCCGCGTTCGGAACCTCGCCGAGTCGTTCGGGGTCGGCGTCCGTCTCCGCCATCATCACGTCCAACGGGAGACCGAGGAAGACCGGACCGGTCGGTGGCGTCAGCGCGACTCGAAAGGCGCGTCGCAGCATCGTCGGCAGCGTTTCGACGTCGAGTACCTCGTCGGACCACTTGCAGAACTGTTCGGCCAGGTCGACGAGTTCTCCCGCCAGCGCCGGTTCTTCGTGGCGGAAGTCGGTGCTGTGATTGCCCGCGGTGACGACGACCGGTGCACCCGCTCGCTTCGCCGCGTAGAGGTTCCCCAGTCCGTGTGCGAGACCGGGCGTGATGTGGAGATTCACGACGCCGACAGGATTGACCGAGTCGTCGTGGTGCGCCCGGTGCCGCCGGGTCTGTGCGTACCCGGTAGCCATCCCGACTGCGATGTCCTCGTGGAGACCCAGCACGTACTCGAGTTCGCTGCGACCGATCGCGTCTATCACTGGAAGTTCCGTCGTCCCCGGGTTGCCGAAGACGTGGTCGATGCCGTACGATTCGAGCGTATCGACGAAAAGGTCCGCTCCGGTGTACCCGTCGTTTCCGACTTGTTCGTCCGACATACGGCGTCATCGGACGGGCGCCCCGATGAATAGCGTGCTGGCCACCGGAAGGTACCCCGCGGTTCGGGCGTTCCCGGTCGGAGCACCGACCCGTACGAACGGTGTCGTCGAACCCAGAGCGCCGATACCGTACCGGCGGTTCGAAAAAAGTCCGAAATCGGTCGGGATTCAGGCCGGTCGTCCGATGAGCGACTGTATCGCGCGGTAGATTCTCTCGACGAAGCTCCCACCGTCAGTAGACGCCGCAGTGGTGTCGGCCTCTCCGTCCGTCGTCGGTTCGGAGGTTGCGTTCTGCGTCGTCGTGGCGGTGCGTTCCTCCGTGGTCGTCGGCGACCCCGACGAGGAAGGCGTCTGAGTCACGTCGGGCGTCGCCGTCGGGGTCAGTTCGGGAGTCGGCGTCTCCGCGTCGGCGTCGTCTGACGAATCCGACTGGGAGTTCGACGCGCCGCTATCGGCGTCGCCCGTCGAATCGGAGTCCGACGACGTATCCGCGTCGGCGTCGCCCGTCGAATCCGACCGGGAGTCCGACGTATCGCTATCGGCGTCGTCGGCCGACGAATCAGACTCGGATGACGAGGTGTCTGCGTCAGCGCCGTCGTCCGTCGACTCGGATTCGGGAGTCGGCGTATCAGTGTCGGCGTCCGTCGCCGTCGGCGAGTCGGACGGAGAACTCGTCTGAGTCGGAGTGGCCGTGGCCGTCGGGGTGGATTCGGGGTCCGACGCGTCGGCGGAGTCCTGCGACGCCGACGGAGACTCGGAGACCGACGTTTCGGTCTCGGTCGGCGCGTCAGCGGCCGAATCCGTTACCTCCGTCCCGTCTACGGTCAGTTTGTACTCCGTGAAGCCGACGGTGTACTCTCGGTCCACCGACGGCCGCGACACGCGGATGTAGTACGTTCCGGCGTCCGTTATCTCGGCCGATTGCTCCGCCTCGAATATGCCGCCGCCGCCGCTAGCGTACGTTTCGTTCGTCGTAGTTCCGCCTTCGAACGGCTCTATCTCACCGATCTGACGCCCGTCTTCGGTGTATATCTGCAGTTGGATATCCTCCTGGTGGAGGGCGTGGACGGACAACTTCGCGGAGACGTCGAGAGAGCCCTCGCCCGCCTCGACTGCGTACCAGTCAGAGTCGTCTGACTGTGTCAGGATGGCGGTAGTCGTCGTATCGGACGGTATCTCGGCCGCCTCCGACTGACCGTCGTTGGGCTCGGACGACTCCTGACTGCGGGTGTAGCCGCTCAGTTCGGCGTAGGTGTCGGGGTCCGAGGTTATCGCGAGGTAGTACTCGCCCGAATACTCCGCGGTCGTCCCCTGCAGAACCGTGTCGGGGCCTGCCGTAATCGTCCGTATCGGCTGTGCGTTCTCGTCGTAGAGTATCGCCTGTCGCATCCCGCCACCGGCGACCATCCCGACGGCGTCACCCTCCTCTGCTTCGAGGGCGTAGACGCCGTCGATGTCGTCGCCGTACATGGTCTTGTCCGACTGGATCTGCTCTGTGTCGCCGAACTCCGAGGCCACTGTGATGTCGACCGTGTCCGTAACGGAATGGCCGGATTCGTCGGTGGCGGTGACCGTGACCGTGTAGTCACCCGGGACGATCATCGTCCCCAAGGAGAGAGCGGACTCGTCGTCGGTCTCTCGGGGGTACGTCCCGTCGACGTCCTCGTTCCAGTCGTACCTGACGTCTCCGCTCGCACCCGTGACCTGCGGTTCGAGTCGGAGCGAGTCTCCGATTTCGACTGTTCTGTCGTCGCCGAGCGACACATCGAACGTGTCCTCGTCTGCGGACTCGTTTGCGGGGGCCGTCGTCTGAGTACTCGAAGTCACGTCGTCTCCGTCGGCCGTCGTCGTTTGCGTGGCGGACGCACCGGCGACGGGGAGTGCCACGACCGAGAGGGCCAGTAACGCGACGACGATCACTGCGGCGGACCGGTCTGTGAGTAGTGATCTAGTCATGGTAGAGGTTCAGTTGGGGGTTCGGGGGGCTTCCGTAGCGGTTGGTACGAAACGTTCGACCCGGACCGTGGACGGCGTGACCACGACGCTCAGACTGATAATATTTATTACCAGTTCGTCCGGCTTTGGTCATCTTCAGGGAGAGATGACTTGTAGGACTTCCCATACACACTCTACGTATACGTTCCTCGTGAAAATACTAAGCATGTTCACACTTTTGAATATGTTTGCTTACAGACTATTTATCCCGATTGAATCCTCAGAGAGTGATAACGTTAAGTCGAGGTTTGAGAGTAGATCGGCTCCCGTGTCTCACCGTCTTCGAGCCGTCGAGCGAGCGTTTCGTTCGAATCGAGCGGGCGAGTCGGCGGACGGTCACGACCGAGAGAAGGTGACCCACCACGCTCTGCGGGCCGATCGACTGTCACGCGCTGAGAATATCGTTACAGCTAAATTTCATATTATAAGTCAAAGAGACATCACGAAAGGCGACCGATCCGGAGACGGCCCGACAGGGAAGCGAGAACCGAACCACATCCGTCCGAGTCCGGCACCTACGACTGGTTTCGGAGCGCTTCGCGTCCACCGGTCGCGCGCCGCGGTGAGCACCGAACCGGCGGGTACCCCAGCTTCGAAGTCACTGACGATACAGATTCTGCATAATGTTTATGACAACTGGGTGAGAGTATCACCCATGGCGTCACCAGATGAAGGCCAGACCGAAGATTCGGACAGCGAGAAGGCGGATAGACTCACAGCGACGAAGCGGACGTTTCTGCAGGGAACGGGCGTCGCGCTAGGGGCGGGCGCGCTTCCGGCCGGAGCGAGCGCCACGATGAATAACTCGGCGGGGAACTCGAACTCCGTCGCGGAGGCGGCCGGTGGGATGGTATCGAGCGTCCACGAACAGGCGACGGAAGCCGGGGTCGAAATCCTCGAAAACGGAGGCAACGCCGTCGACGCGGCGGCGGCGGTTCAGTTCGCTCTCAACGTCGTCCAACCCCACTCGTCGGGAATCGGGGGCGGCGGGTTCATGCTCGTCTACAGCGCCGAAGAGGACGAGATTATCGCCATCGACAACCGGGAACGAGCGCCCCTCGGGGCCCAGTCCGACATGTTCTTAGACGAGAACGGCGAGGAAGTCCCGTTCTTGGAGCGCCACACGAACGGGAAGGCGGTCGGTGTCCCCGGGACGCTAAAAGCCGCGGACGTGGCCGTCAAGCGATTCGGAACGCGAGAACTGGGCAGACTCGTCCAACCGGCCGTCGAGTTGGCCAGGTCGGGCGGACGAGAGGTGACCGTCGACGAGTTCCTCGCCAGTGCCATCGAAGCCAACGTCGAAGACGGAGGACTCGGACCGACCGCAAAGGAGGTATTCGCTCCGGGCGGTGACCCCCTCGAAGAGGGCGACGAACTCGCTCAACCTGACCTCGCGGACACGCTCCGCACGATTCGCGACGAGGGCATCGGCCCGTTCTACAAGGGCGAAATCGCGGAGGACATCGCCGAAACCGTCCAAGGTGCGGCGCGCTATCGAAAGAAGGGCGGGAACATGACGGTCGACGACCTCGGTCGGTACAACGTCGAAATCACGAGACCTATGTACGTCACCTACGAGGGTGACGCGCACGACATCACCGTCCGGACGATGCGTTCGCCGACGTCCGGCGGGTACGTCATCGGGCAGATTCTCTCCATCCTCGAAGGGTTCGACCTGTCGCAGTACGACCGACGCTCGTTCGACGTCTACCACCGGATGATAGAGGCGTTCCAACTCGGGTTCGCCGACCGAAACGAGTACCTCGGCGACGAGGAGTTCGTCGACATCCCGTGGCAGGGGATACTCGACGAGGACTACATCGAGGAACGCCGGAAGATAATCGACCCGAAGAAGGCGACGGACGCGACCCGAGAACCCGGAGACCCCTTCGCGTACCAACCCGGCGACCAGTACTACACGAGCCCGAGAGACGTCAAAGCGGCACAGAACGTCAGCAACGCCTCGGGGAACAAAGGAAACAAGAGCGACAGCGAGAGGCCGTCCGGACAGACCACTCACTTCACGACGGCCGACTCCGATGGGAACCTCGTCTCGTGGACGAGTACCATCGAACAACTGTTCGGGTCGGGAATCATGGTCCCCGACCGGGGGTTCATGCTCAACAACGAACTCACCGACTTCGACTCCGAGCCCGGCGGACCGAACGAGGTCCAACCGGAGAAGCGTCCGCTCAGCAGCACGAGTCCGACGATCGTCCTGCGCGACGGCGAACCGTTCCTGACGGTCGGTTCGCCCGGCGGATGGTCGATAATTCACACCGTCTCCCAGATACTGCTCAACGTCGCAGAGTTCGGGATGAACATCGACGAAGCCGTCGCCGAACCCCGCGTCTACTCCGCGACGGGGACGTGGGTCCAAGCCGAGGGCGGCGTGCCCGACGACGTCGTAGACGAGTTGAACGCCGCCGGTCACGACGTCTCCACCGTGGAGACCATCGGCAACGCGCAGTCCATCCGCGTCGAAGAGGACGGTGACTACGTCGGCGTCGCCGACAAGCGACGCAACGGCTCCGCCGACTACCCGCGATAGAACCGGGTTCGGAGACGGCGCCCGTCCCAGTGCGGGTCGTCGGCTCCTCCGTTCGCCGCTATTTCGGTCGTAACGAAATCCGAAAAATAGACCGTGCCGTGAGCGAACCGTCAGTTACCGACGTTCGTCGCGCGTTCGACGACGTCTTCGCCGTACATCTCCGCTAACTCCTCGTGTTGGTCCGGACGGTGCTCGTAGACGTCTTGGAACAGCGTGATAGGCGTCTGGGCGGCCTGGTAGGTCGCCTCGTCCCACATCCGGTCGTTGCTGATATCGACTTCGACGCCGTCTATGACCAGCGTCGTGGCCCGCGTCATGGCGATGGCGCCTTTCCCCGACTCCTTCGCGGCTTCGAACTCCTCCATGGAGTCCACGATGTCGTCCATGCTCGGGACGTACGCGGTCATGTTCAGCAACTCCTCGCGGAGTTCGTCCTCGTCGAGTTCCCGTTCGTCGCCGCCGACGCGCAGGACGTAGCCGTCACCGGACTCTTCGAGTCCGACGTCGTCTCCGTCGTACACCTGTCGCCCGTCGTCGGCTTCGAGTTCGACTTCGTCGCCGCCGACTTCCAAGAGCCAACTGCCGGTCTTCGGCGGTAACGGCCCTTTGTTCGCCTCGACGACCTGTCCGGGCGTGAGAGACCAGATTCCCGTCATCCCCTTCGCTCGGTTCTCCGTCATCCGGTCTCGGTAGCCTTCGACGTCGCGGATGTCGTCGTACGGACCGTCGACGGCGATGAGTCCGGCGGCGCTGGCACCGCGAGAGGTGTTGTGGCGCAGTTCGGGCCACGGCGGGAGTTCGCCCGTCGGCGTCATCGCGCGCATGTCCTTGGTGTAGTCCACCTCGCCGTCGACGAGCAAGAAGAGGCGTTCGAGGTTGTTGGAGGGCTTCCCCATCTCCTCGCGGATGTCCCCGAGGGCGAGTTCGGCCTCGCCGCTCTCGACGATGACCGACATAGAGAGACTCCCCTCTTCGAGTCCGTGCTCGTTTTCGATGATCGTGAAGAACTCGTCCGCTTTCTTCCAGTCGTCTATGTCTCCGACTTCGGGGATGACGAAGCCGTCGATGTCGTCGACGGCACCGTTGTCCGGGTCGGTTATCTCCAGCATCTGCTGGAACCCCTGGTAGCGTGTCGAGGGAGATTCGCGGTGCCAGACCACGCGCGGGTGAATCTCGCCGGGGAAGTCCGCCCCGTACTCGGAGACCACCCTGACGATGTTCTCGACGCCCTCGTCGCGCATCGAGGGTGCCGTCGCGTCTTCGTTGTCCGGAACCCAGACGTCCGGTGCCTGCATTCCGCGAAGTTGAGCCGCGCTCTCGACCATCTTCGCCGAATCGTCTTCTCCTTCGACGGCCGTCGGCGACGTGAAAAATGTCCGGACGAACTCGCGGTCGTAGTGTCGTTTGACGCTCATGTGTGACGTATTCGAGACGTTTGCGGAACTTAATAAACATTAGGTATAGAACAATAGTTCTCGCAGGGCGTCGCCGAATCGAACCGGGAGAACCGGGGACTCGGAGTGGAGTCGGGCGGTACCAGTGCCCCGACTGCAACGTTCATCGGACAGCTAGCTGGTTGCCGTTATTGTGTATTTTATTCTGTGTGGAGAGGCCTATCTTCGACGCCGTACTGGAATTACAGAGAGCATCCGAATCGTCTTCTTTATTTCGATGAACTCTTACATATATAAGAGTATATTCGACAGATACGATTAGATATATCCGATTCCGGTTATTAACACGGAGATATTGTCGAAACAGACAACTAGTCGTACAAATCAGCATTATATGGTTAAATTTTGATAATTGGAAGGAGTCGAAGAGTCGAGGAGGAAGTTCGATGCCGGACCGAGGTTTTCGATACGATATCGCACCGTCTTCGGCGTCGGTATGTCGCCGGGACCGGGTATCTTTTTGGTGACTTCACCCGGAGACCGAACCATGAACAGAACGCAGGTGGTCCGAAACCGACTCGTCGAGAGCGGTGTCGTCGCGGTTCTTCGCGATATCTCTCGGGACCGAATCGTCGATGTGGCGGCGGCGATACACGACGGCGGTGTCACCGCCGTCGAGATTACGGCCGA harbors:
- a CDS encoding thiamine pyrophosphate-binding protein yields the protein MSDEQVGNDGYTGADLFVDTLESYGIDHVFGNPGTTELPVIDAIGRSELEYVLGLHEDIAVGMATGYAQTRRHRAHHDDSVNPVGVVNLHITPGLAHGLGNLYAAKRAGAPVVVTAGNHSTDFRHEEPALAGELVDLAEQFCKWSDEVLDVETLPTMLRRAFRVALTPPTGPVFLGLPLDVMMAETDADPERLGEVPNAGSGDPAQLERAADLLTDVDDHEVAIVAGDQIARSGTDAVDAAVELAEATGARVHGEIHAGEINFATDHDQWVSYVSTDEERASAVQDADTILFAGTSTNTTLTRHEDPLVDPDTTCIHVGEDAWEVGKNQPADAAVVGDPGLVLRDLAGRVRPNIAEETVAARLETARETKERIDEMLADVGEGDAEDDPRASKAQLIDAMRRVAGDAYVVDESVTAKFPIMTRWDFDPGQFLTNKGGGLGYGLPAAVGAALAERDSEDPREVIGFVGDGAYLYYPQTIYSAVRYDLDLTVVVSDNRNYRILKDNTLDLLGGDERDHEFVGMDFDPPVDIVRNAESHGGRAELVEDPDEIEGVLGDALARDGIDVLDVLVHD
- the ggt gene encoding gamma-glutamyltransferase, encoding MASPDEGQTEDSDSEKADRLTATKRTFLQGTGVALGAGALPAGASATMNNSAGNSNSVAEAAGGMVSSVHEQATEAGVEILENGGNAVDAAAAVQFALNVVQPHSSGIGGGGFMLVYSAEEDEIIAIDNRERAPLGAQSDMFLDENGEEVPFLERHTNGKAVGVPGTLKAADVAVKRFGTRELGRLVQPAVELARSGGREVTVDEFLASAIEANVEDGGLGPTAKEVFAPGGDPLEEGDELAQPDLADTLRTIRDEGIGPFYKGEIAEDIAETVQGAARYRKKGGNMTVDDLGRYNVEITRPMYVTYEGDAHDITVRTMRSPTSGGYVIGQILSILEGFDLSQYDRRSFDVYHRMIEAFQLGFADRNEYLGDEEFVDIPWQGILDEDYIEERRKIIDPKKATDATREPGDPFAYQPGDQYYTSPRDVKAAQNVSNASGNKGNKSDSERPSGQTTHFTTADSDGNLVSWTSTIEQLFGSGIMVPDRGFMLNNELTDFDSEPGGPNEVQPEKRPLSSTSPTIVLRDGEPFLTVGSPGGWSIIHTVSQILLNVAEFGMNIDEAVAEPRVYSATGTWVQAEGGVPDDVVDELNAAGHDVSTVETIGNAQSIRVEEDGDYVGVADKRRNGSADYPR
- the aceB gene encoding malate synthase AceB produces the protein MSVKRHYDREFVRTFFTSPTAVEGEDDSAKMVESAAQLRGMQAPDVWVPDNEDATAPSMRDEGVENIVRVVSEYGADFPGEIHPRVVWHRESPSTRYQGFQQMLEITDPDNGAVDDIDGFVIPEVGDIDDWKKADEFFTIIENEHGLEEGSLSMSVIVESGEAELALGDIREEMGKPSNNLERLFLLVDGEVDYTKDMRAMTPTGELPPWPELRHNTSRGASAAGLIAVDGPYDDIRDVEGYRDRMTENRAKGMTGIWSLTPGQVVEANKGPLPPKTGSWLLEVGGDEVELEADDGRQVYDGDDVGLEESGDGYVLRVGGDERELDEDELREELLNMTAYVPSMDDIVDSMEEFEAAKESGKGAIAMTRATTLVIDGVEVDISNDRMWDEATYQAAQTPITLFQDVYEHRPDQHEELAEMYGEDVVERATNVGN